From a region of the Triticum aestivum cultivar Chinese Spring chromosome 7D, IWGSC CS RefSeq v2.1, whole genome shotgun sequence genome:
- the LOC543268 gene encoding probable aquaporin TIP2-2 produces the protein MPGSIAFGRFDDSFSLASFRAYIAEFISTLIFVFAGVGSVIAYTKVSGGAPLDPSGLIAVAICHGFGLFVAVAIGANISGGHVNPAVTFGLALGGQITILTGIFYWVAQLLGAIVGAFLVQFCTGVATPTHGLSGVGAFEGVVMEIIVTFGLVYTVYATAADPKKGSLGTIAPIAIGFIVGANILVAGPFSGGSMNPARSFGPAVASGDFTNIWVYWAGPLIGGGLAGVVYRYLYMCDDHSPVAGNDY, from the exons ATGCCGGGCTCCATCGCCTTCGGTCGCTTCGATGACTCCTTCAGCTTGGCCTCTTTCAGGGCCTACATCGCCGAGTTCATCTCCACCCTCATCTTCGTCTTCGCCGGCGTCGGCTCTGTCATCGCCTACA CCAAGGTGAGCGGCGGCGCGCCGCTTGACCCATCCGGGCTGATCGCCGTGGCGATTTGCCACGGGTTTGGGCTGTTCGTCGCGGTCGCCATCGGCGCCAACATCTCCGGCGGCCATGTGAACCCTGCCGTCACCTTCGGCCTCGCCCTCGGCGGCCAGATCACCATCCTCACCGGCATCTTCTACTGGGTTGCCCAGCTCCTCGGCGCCATCGTCGGCGCCTTCCTCGTCCAGTTCTGCACCGGCGTG GCCACCCCTACACACGGGCTTTCCGGCGTGGGCGCCTTTGAGGGCGTCGTGATGGAGATCATCGTCACCTTCGGGCTCGTCTACACCGTgtacgccaccgccgccgaccccaagaagggatccctcggcaccatcgcCCCCATCGCCATCGGCTTCATCGTCGGCGCCAACATCCTCGTGGCCGGCCCCTTCTCCGGCGGGTCCATGAACCCTGCACGCTCCTTCGGCCCCGCCGTTGCCAGCGGCGACTTCACCAACATCTGGGTCTACTGGGCCGGCCCGCTCATCGGCggtggcctcgccggcgtcgtctACCGATACCTATACATGTGCGACGACCACAGCCCCGTCGCCGGCAACGACTACTAA